A portion of the Magnolia sinica isolate HGM2019 chromosome 17, MsV1, whole genome shotgun sequence genome contains these proteins:
- the LOC131230326 gene encoding probable phospholipid hydroperoxide glutathione peroxidase translates to MASQSKKPQGSIHEFIVKDARGNDVDLSTYKGKALLIVNVASQCGLTNSNYTELSQLYEKYKNQDFEILAFPCNQFGSQEPGNNEQILEFACTRFKAEYPIFDKVDVNGDNAAPVYKFLKASKGGLFGDSIKWNFSKFLVDKDGHVVDRYAPTTSPLSIEKDLKKLLGAA, encoded by the exons ATGGCAAGCCAATCTAAGAAGCCCCAAGGATCGATTCATGAATTCATCGTCAAG GATGCAAGGGGAAACGATGTGGATCTTAGCACTTACAAGGGAAAGGCCCTCTTGATTGTGAATGTTGCATCTCAATG TGGGTTGACCAATTCAAATTACACGGAGCTTAGCCAGTTATACGAGAAGTACAAAAATCAAG ATTTTGAAATATTGGCATTCCCATGCAATCAGTTTGGTTCACAGGAGCCAGGAAACAATGAGCAAATCTTGGAGTTTGCTTGCACCCGCTTCAAAGCCGAATACCCCATATTCGACAAG GTTGATGTAAACGGGGACAATGCGGCTCCCGTGTACAAGTTCTTGAAGGCAAGCAAAGGTGGTCTCTTTGGGGACAGCATCAAGTGGAATTTCTCTAAGTTCCTTGTGGACAAGGATGGACATGTGGTGGACCGCTACGCTCCCACAACTTCCCCTCTCAGCATTGAG AAGGACTTAAAGAAGCTACTTGGGGCTGCTTAG